One region of Juglans regia cultivar Chandler chromosome 4, Walnut 2.0, whole genome shotgun sequence genomic DNA includes:
- the LOC109012988 gene encoding UPF0481 protein At3g47200-like, which yields MVKDVDSKIKRGKGKKTRKSSTSEDGDSSSDDLEKGTPDTSTQNCCIYSVPKALVEISGKKWFEPRVVSIGHYNCKNDAKHKHLQVIQKHKQKVCRSILQSHAGKSMEIIRQEVGQIELMSEKKNDTAFLKMLVLDGCFILELFRILGKSEPKKIESDHPLASVACAIPYFYGDLLLHENQIPFVLLKKLFETSKMPDEDYPLSLLALRFFNKVMRRSEKDLEEMSEKVVINDSLHLLNLVRSSFITPDLDKPPATVKKTETVPAIYCITKLLKAGIKIKLREAADNFLAVKFNEDNGVIEMPKITVDYFMHSFVVNCRAFEQLDNKSSKHITVYAYFLDCLVNTAKDDEYLYEHNIIDSYVGKNSEVVQFINKLGKEMDVKTNRFYLYDFFRKVDARYNKTWKKQLAEFKHRYFNTPWSFISLLAALVLLVLTILQTYYTIYAYYHPK from the coding sequence ATGGTCAAGGACGTTGATTCAAAAATAAAAcgaggaaaagggaaaaaaactagaaaatccTCGACGAGTGAGGATGGGGACTCGTCTTCTGATGACTTGGAAAAAGGGACCCCCGATACTTCCACACAGAATTGCTGCATCTACAGTGTTCCCAAGGCACTCGTCGAGATTAGCGGCAAGAAATGGTTCGAGCCCCGCGTCGTCTCCATCGGGCACTACAACTGCAAGAACGACGCGAAACATAAACACCTCCAAGTGATACAAAAGCACAAGCAGAAGGTCTGTCGTAGCATTCTACAGTCCCACGCTGGAAAAAGCATGGAAATCATACGCCAAGAAGTTGGACAGATCGAGCTCATGTCCGAGAAGAAGAACGATACCGCGTTCCTCAAAATGCTGGTTCTTGATGGTTGTTTTATATTAGAATTGTTTCGAATACTTGGAAAATCGGAACCGAAAAAGATCGAGTCTGATCACCCTCTCGCCTCCGTGGCATGTGCAATACCATATTTCTACGGAGATCTTCTTCTGCATGAGAATCAGATCCCCTTTgttcttttgaaaaagttatttgaaaCTTCCAAAATGCCTGATGAGGACTATCCTTTGTCCTTGCTTGCTTTGAGATTCTTTAACAAGGTAATGCGCAGATCCGAAAAAGATCTCGAAGAGATGAGCGAGAAAGTCGTGATCAATGACAGCTTGCATTTGCTGAACTTGGTTCGGTCAAGTTTTATCACCCCCGATCTAGATAAGCCACCGGCGACTGtgaagaaaacagaaacagTACCGGCGATATACTGCATCACGAAGCTCCTCAAAGCAGGCATTAAGATCAAACTGCGTGAGGCGGCCGACAACTTCTTGGCTGTGAAATTCAACGAGGACAACGGAGTGATTGAGATGCCCAAAATAACCGTCGACTACTTCATGCACTCTTTCGTGGTGAACTGTCGGGCATTCGAGCAGTTGGACAACAAAAGCTCCAAGCACATCACAGTTTACGCCTATTTCTTGGACTGCTTAGTAAACACAGCCAAGGACGACGAGTACCTTTACGAACACAACATCATTGACAGTTATGTTGGGAAGAACAGCGAGGTCGTACAATTCATCAACAAGTTGGGGAAGGAGATGGACGTTAAAACCAATCGGTTTTATTTATACGACTTTTTCAGAAAGGTGGACGCTCGTTATAATAAAACGTGGAAAAAGCAATTGGCGGAGTTCAAGCATAGGTACTTTAATACGCCATGGTCATTCATTTCGTTATTGGCAGCCCTTGTGTTGTTAGTGTTAACCATTTTGCAGACCTACTACACCATCTACGCTTATTATCATCCTAAATAA